A DNA window from Peromyscus leucopus breed LL Stock chromosome 3, UCI_PerLeu_2.1, whole genome shotgun sequence contains the following coding sequences:
- the LOC114698020 gene encoding olfactory receptor 9A2 yields MAVDRYVAVCNPLRYSVIMNSRTCIWVVIVSWVFGFLSEIWPVYATFQFTFCKSNLLDHFYCDRGQLLKLSCNDTFLTEFILFLMAVFIIIGSLIPTMVSYTYIISTILKIPSASGRRKAFSTCASHFTFVVVGYGSCLFLYVKPKQTQAAEYNRVASLLVSVVTPFLNPFIFTLRNDKVKEALRDGVKRCCLLFRD; encoded by the coding sequence ATGGCTGTGGACCGTTATGTGGCAGTCTGCAACCCTTTGAGGTATAGTGTCATCATGAACAGTCGTACTTGCATCTGGGTGGTGATTGTGTCCTGGGTGTTTGGCTTCCTTTCGGAAATCTGGCCAGTTTATGCCACATTCCAATTTACTTTCTGCAAATCAAATCTCTTAGATCATTTTTACTGTGACCGAGGTCAGTTGCTCAAACTGTCTTGTAATGACACCTTTCTCACAGAGTTCATTCTTTTCTTAATggctgttttcattattattggaTCCTTGATCCCCACAATGGTCTCCTACACCTACATCATCTCCACCATCCTCAAGATCCCCTCAGCCTCTGGCCGCAGGAAAGCCTTCTCCACCTGTGCCTCCCACTTCACCTTTGTTGTCGTTGGCTATGGCAGCTGCTTGTTCCTCTATGTGAAACCCAAGCAAACACAGGCGGCCGAGTACAACAGGGTGGCTTCGTTACTGGTTTCTGTGGTAACCCCTTTCCTGAACCCATTCATCTTCACTCTTCGGAATGACAAAGTCAAAGAGGCCCTTAGAGACGGAGTGAAGCGTTGCTGTCTGCTCTTCAGGGATTAG